The proteins below are encoded in one region of Halalkalicoccus jeotgali B3:
- a CDS encoding ABC transporter ATP-binding protein — MTAIELTDVTKRYGDETALSGLDLGVKEGEIYGFLGPNGAGKSTTINLILDFVRPTSGEVRVFGHDAQTEGMAIRRRTGILPEGFSLYDRLTGRQHLEFATESKGIDADVDALFERVGLGPDAPGKKVGGYSKGMAQRLALAAAIAGEPDLLILDEPSTGLDPAGARQMRDIIRAERDRGATIFFSSHILEQVDAVCDRVGILRDGQLVAEDTVEGLRDATTEETTLVVELDHLPEGATEQVAALEGVSNVTTRGTVATVTCRDDVKSRVIRAFEEAGATVEDFETEESSLEDLFIDYTTGATA; from the coding sequence GTGACTGCTATCGAACTGACGGACGTAACGAAACGCTACGGCGACGAAACGGCGCTCTCGGGACTCGACCTCGGAGTGAAGGAGGGAGAGATCTACGGGTTTCTCGGGCCCAACGGGGCGGGCAAATCGACGACGATCAACCTGATTCTGGACTTCGTTCGGCCCACCTCTGGCGAGGTCCGCGTCTTCGGTCACGACGCCCAGACTGAGGGCATGGCGATCCGTCGCCGGACGGGCATCCTGCCGGAGGGGTTCTCGCTGTACGATCGGCTGACCGGCCGCCAGCACCTCGAGTTCGCCACCGAATCGAAGGGGATCGACGCCGACGTTGACGCGTTGTTCGAACGGGTCGGGCTCGGTCCCGATGCGCCCGGCAAGAAGGTCGGGGGCTACTCGAAGGGGATGGCCCAACGCCTCGCGCTTGCGGCGGCGATCGCTGGCGAACCCGACCTCCTGATCCTCGACGAGCCCTCGACCGGCCTCGATCCGGCGGGCGCCCGCCAGATGCGCGACATCATCCGCGCCGAGCGCGACCGCGGGGCGACGATCTTCTTCTCCTCGCACATCCTCGAACAGGTGGACGCGGTCTGTGATCGGGTCGGCATCCTCCGCGACGGCCAACTCGTCGCCGAGGACACCGTCGAGGGGCTCCGGGATGCGACCACCGAGGAGACGACGCTGGTGGTCGAACTCGATCACCTGCCCGAGGGCGCGACCGAGCAGGTCGCTGCCTTAGAGGGTGTCTCGAACGTCACCACGCGGGGAACCGTCGCGACCGTCACCTGCCGGGACGACGTGAAATCGCGTGTCATCCGGGCCTTCGAGGAGGCCGGTGCGACCGTCGAGGACTTCGAGACCGAGGAGTCCTCGCTCGAGGACCTCTTTATCGATTACACGACGGGGGCGACCGCATGA
- a CDS encoding pyridoxal-phosphate dependent enzyme, whose protein sequence is MASDLFCPACERTYAAGVDEPWRCSCGGPLELADRPLPEGPPPAFSELDTRRGLWAFSEFMPISREITLGEGFTPLVSAPEWNAAFKLEYVFPTGSFKDRGATTLLSRAAELGVERVLEDSSGNAGAAVATYAARAGIDAEIYVPASVKASKVAAIERAGGKVIRVEGDREAVTEACIDAVEGTETRSAGTERGRSPRQAGGGWYASHAWNPAFFAGTQTAAFEIAAQRDWQVPDAVVLPLGHGTLFLGVYRGFRALFEADWIDSMPRLLGAQAVGYAPIADTIHGTIRGENGLADGIRIREPVRETEIREAIAETDGDAIAIGETQTERELDRLHRAGFYTEPTCAVAPAALREYRARGVLDDGDDVVVPLTGSGLKAVWS, encoded by the coding sequence ATGGCGAGCGACCTGTTCTGTCCGGCCTGCGAGCGGACCTATGCCGCCGGCGTCGACGAACCGTGGCGCTGTTCCTGTGGCGGCCCCCTCGAACTCGCCGATCGACCGCTTCCCGAGGGGCCGCCACCGGCGTTTTCCGAACTCGATACCCGCCGCGGGCTGTGGGCCTTCTCGGAGTTCATGCCCATCTCCCGAGAGATCACGCTGGGCGAGGGGTTCACTCCGCTGGTATCCGCACCCGAGTGGAACGCGGCGTTCAAACTGGAGTACGTCTTCCCGACGGGGAGTTTCAAGGACAGGGGTGCGACGACGCTCCTCTCGCGGGCGGCGGAACTCGGTGTCGAGCGGGTACTGGAGGACTCCTCGGGCAACGCCGGCGCGGCAGTCGCGACCTACGCCGCCCGCGCGGGCATCGACGCCGAGATCTACGTCCCCGCGTCGGTCAAGGCCTCGAAGGTCGCCGCTATCGAGCGGGCGGGCGGGAAAGTGATACGGGTCGAGGGCGACCGTGAGGCGGTCACCGAGGCGTGTATCGACGCCGTAGAGGGGACAGAAACACGTTCCGCCGGAACGGAACGCGGGCGTAGCCCGCGACAGGCTGGCGGGGGCTGGTACGCCAGCCACGCGTGGAACCCCGCCTTCTTCGCCGGGACCCAAACAGCGGCCTTCGAGATCGCTGCCCAACGGGACTGGCAGGTCCCCGACGCCGTCGTCCTCCCGTTAGGTCACGGAACGCTCTTTCTTGGGGTCTACCGGGGCTTTCGTGCGCTTTTCGAGGCGGACTGGATCGACTCCATGCCCAGGTTGCTCGGCGCGCAGGCCGTCGGCTACGCCCCGATCGCCGACACAATTCACGGCACAATCAGGGGTGAAAACGGCCTGGCCGACGGGATCCGGATCCGCGAGCCTGTTCGGGAAACGGAGATTCGCGAGGCGATCGCCGAGACAGACGGGGATGCGATCGCGATCGGAGAGACCCAAACGGAACGCGAACTCGACCGACTCCACCGAGCGGGCTTCTACACGGAGCCGACGTGTGCGGTTGCACCGGCCGCCCTGCGGGAGTACCGCGCTCGGGGCGTCCTCGACGACGGCGACGACGTCGTCGTCCCCCTGACCGGGAGCGGCCTGAAGGCAGTCTGGAGCTGA
- a CDS encoding ABC transporter permease, translating into MSAIAIAKKDFQDAVRSRGLIALTVIFVLFTVAGAYIGTQVAGLLGDEAGDTLDLIIGLQTPASFLVPIIALLIGYGAVAGERESGSLKFLLGLPHTRQDVVLGKVLGRTGVVAVSILIGFIAGMIAIFAFTGSFSPVEYAIFTLLTIALGFVYVCIGVGLSAMTKSTTRAAVGAFGLLALFWILWSVLAQLLLYLTSGSVFPEPPIPGWYVAFLSLPPGPAYGSALGAILDEGGLAVASTYEGQGLVEGGIPIVAEPWFGFVLLAAWAFVPLALGLLRFDRVDL; encoded by the coding sequence ATGAGCGCGATCGCCATCGCCAAAAAGGACTTTCAGGACGCCGTGCGCTCGCGCGGGCTGATCGCGCTGACGGTTATCTTCGTGCTGTTTACCGTCGCCGGCGCGTATATCGGCACACAGGTCGCGGGACTGCTCGGCGACGAGGCCGGCGATACGCTCGATCTGATCATCGGCCTCCAGACGCCTGCGAGCTTTCTGGTCCCGATCATCGCCCTGTTGATCGGCTACGGCGCCGTCGCCGGCGAGCGAGAGAGCGGCAGCCTGAAGTTCCTGCTTGGACTGCCCCACACCCGCCAGGACGTCGTCCTGGGGAAAGTCCTCGGCCGAACGGGGGTCGTGGCGGTCTCGATCCTGATCGGCTTCATCGCCGGGATGATCGCCATCTTCGCGTTTACCGGTTCGTTCTCGCCCGTCGAGTACGCCATTTTCACCCTGCTGACGATCGCTTTGGGCTTCGTCTACGTCTGTATCGGCGTCGGCCTCTCCGCGATGACGAAATCGACCACCCGCGCAGCGGTCGGCGCGTTCGGGCTGCTCGCACTGTTCTGGATCCTCTGGAGCGTCCTCGCCCAGTTGCTGCTGTACCTCACCTCGGGGTCGGTCTTCCCCGAACCACCGATCCCCGGCTGGTACGTCGCGTTCCTCTCGTTGCCGCCGGGGCCGGCCTACGGCTCCGCACTCGGGGCGATCCTCGACGAGGGTGGGCTGGCGGTCGCGAGCACCTACGAGGGCCAGGGTCTCGTCGAGGGTGGGATTCCGATCGTCGCCGAACCGTGGTTCGGGTTCGTGTTGCTTGCGGCGTGGGCGTTCGTCCCGCTGGCGCTCGGCTTGCTCCGGTTCGATCGCGTCGATCTCTAA
- the citZ gene encoding citrate synthase: MADDLKKGLEGVLVAESSLSHIDGDEGTLIYRGYAIEDLAREASYEEVLYLLWYGELPTHDELDSFTERMVAERAVDEDVLATAEALATADAEPMAALRTVVSQLSVTDPDGETDPEDREATLAKSRRLTAKIPTIIAAFDRYRDDDEPVEPREDLSHAANFLYMLNGEEPDEIAEETFDAALVLHADHGLNASTFSAMVTASTLSDVHSAVTSAIGTLKGGLHGGANQNVMEMLKEVDDSDKDPVKWARDALDSGRRVAGFGHRVYEVKDPRAYILGEFSESLAEEAGEMKWYDYSVAIEEFMSEEKGIAPNVDFYSATTYYQMGIPIDLFTPIFALSRVGGWTAHVTEQYEDNRIMRPRARYVGDKNQEFVPIDER, encoded by the coding sequence ATGGCCGACGATCTAAAAAAGGGACTCGAAGGCGTGCTGGTCGCCGAATCCTCGCTCAGCCACATCGACGGGGACGAGGGGACGCTCATCTATCGCGGCTACGCCATCGAGGATCTGGCCCGGGAGGCGAGTTACGAGGAGGTGCTCTATCTCCTCTGGTACGGCGAACTCCCGACGCACGACGAGCTCGATTCGTTCACCGAGCGGATGGTCGCCGAACGCGCCGTCGACGAGGATGTTCTCGCCACCGCCGAAGCGCTCGCCACCGCGGACGCCGAACCGATGGCCGCGCTTCGGACGGTGGTTTCACAGCTCTCGGTCACCGATCCCGACGGCGAGACCGACCCCGAGGACCGCGAGGCCACCCTGGCGAAGAGCCGCCGGCTCACGGCGAAGATCCCCACCATCATCGCCGCGTTCGACCGCTATCGTGACGACGACGAGCCCGTCGAGCCCCGCGAGGACCTGAGCCACGCCGCGAACTTCCTCTATATGCTCAACGGCGAGGAGCCCGACGAGATCGCCGAGGAAACCTTCGACGCAGCACTCGTCCTGCATGCGGACCACGGACTGAACGCTTCGACGTTCTCGGCGATGGTCACCGCGAGCACCCTCTCCGATGTCCACAGCGCGGTCACGAGCGCCATCGGCACGCTCAAAGGGGGGCTCCACGGCGGCGCGAACCAGAACGTCATGGAGATGCTCAAGGAGGTCGACGACAGCGATAAGGACCCCGTCAAGTGGGCCCGCGATGCCCTCGATTCGGGTCGCCGGGTCGCCGGGTTCGGCCACCGCGTCTACGAGGTCAAGGACCCCCGTGCGTACATTCTCGGGGAGTTCTCCGAATCGCTCGCGGAGGAGGCCGGCGAGATGAAATGGTACGACTACAGCGTCGCCATCGAGGAGTTCATGTCCGAGGAGAAGGGCATCGCCCCGAACGTGGACTTCTACTCGGCGACGACCTATTACCAGATGGGGATCCCGATCGATCTGTTCACTCCGATCTTCGCCCTGTCGCGCGTCGGCGGCTGGACCGCTCACGTCACGGAGCAGTACGAGGACAACCGGATCATGCGCCCACGGGCGCGCTACGTCGGCGACAAGAACCAGGAGTTCGTCCCGATCGACGAGCGCTGA
- a CDS encoding gamma-glutamylcyclotransferase family protein, translated as MFVYGTLTDPERVAELLDRYDLGPAATLHGLHRTEGRYPTLVPGGKCEGRLLETHEIDRLDAYEGVDSGLYTRVSIPVSDGTNADCYVGDPDRLDVDAEWPGTGSFAERVRSYLAAHEVEIGHKG; from the coding sequence GTGTTCGTCTACGGAACGCTGACCGACCCCGAGCGCGTCGCTGAGTTGCTCGACCGCTACGACCTCGGCCCCGCAGCAACTCTCCATGGACTCCACCGAACCGAGGGTCGGTATCCGACGCTCGTCCCCGGCGGCAAATGTGAGGGTCGCCTGCTCGAAACGCACGAAATCGACCGTCTCGATGCCTATGAGGGCGTCGACTCTGGACTCTATACGCGCGTTTCGATCCCCGTTTCCGACGGCACGAACGCCGACTGTTACGTCGGCGATCCGGATCGGCTTGACGTGGACGCCGAGTGGCCCGGAACGGGATCGTTCGCGGAGCGCGTCCGGTCGTATCTCGCGGCGCACGAGGTCGAAATCGGCCACAAAGGATGA
- a CDS encoding Rid family detoxifying hydrolase, with translation MKRIISTSDAPEAIGAYSQATAAGDLLFSAGQIALTPEGEMLADEPVAVQTRQCLENIKAILESEGLSTQHVLKTTIYLDDIADFEEANEAYGEYFADNPPARSAFEVGALPKGAAVEIEAIATTE, from the coding sequence ATGAAGCGGATCATCAGCACGTCGGATGCACCCGAGGCGATCGGCGCGTACAGCCAAGCGACCGCCGCGGGAGACCTGCTCTTTAGCGCCGGGCAGATCGCGCTCACACCTGAGGGAGAGATGCTCGCCGACGAACCGGTCGCGGTCCAGACACGCCAGTGTCTCGAGAACATCAAGGCGATCCTCGAAAGCGAGGGCCTCTCGACCCAGCACGTCCTCAAGACGACGATCTATCTCGACGACATCGCCGATTTCGAGGAGGCAAACGAGGCCTACGGCGAGTACTTCGCGGACAACCCGCCCGCCCGAAGCGCCTTCGAGGTCGGAGCGCTCCCGAAGGGGGCAGCCGTCGAGATCGAGGCCATCGCTACGACCGAGTGA
- a CDS encoding DUF7536 family protein translates to MTEDRRKPSLAGLLLALGVRRHVTVGLAVGIALAALAYVYRIRIVDPAPGVESSPLLFGVLAVTLAISTGALVAIVLTTVAAIRRARGSTEKR, encoded by the coding sequence GTGACCGAGGACCGACGAAAGCCATCGCTCGCCGGGCTGTTGCTCGCGTTGGGGGTTCGCCGGCACGTAACGGTCGGGCTCGCCGTCGGCATCGCCCTTGCGGCGCTGGCCTACGTCTACCGGATCCGGATCGTCGATCCCGCCCCCGGCGTCGAGAGCTCGCCGCTGTTGTTCGGCGTCCTCGCGGTGACGCTTGCGATCTCCACCGGGGCGCTCGTCGCGATCGTTCTGACGACCGTGGCCGCGATCCGGCGCGCGAGAGGTTCGACTGAGAAACGGTAA
- a CDS encoding succinylglutamate desuccinylase/aspartoacylase family protein has translation MTSLGTATAAPGEFDTGRLVVGETRDGGEFGLPVAVINGARSGKTLYIQAASDGDELNGIGVVQRAVPRIDPAELAGQVLVVGIVNYHGFQVAKHRNPIDDTKMNRTYPGDSEGTSSERISAATFDAAQDADMILDLHQGSTSRMLNEVRVRCGTRHRLHEKCLTLAKVFGCGHVLDQKGPGGQLARVGPDQGIPTVDPELGGCVGWDEESIEYGVQGIFNVLRYYGFLDGDVDPEPQTRATDFDQYGSPSGGLVRFEKELGERVSRGETVFTVRDVFGTVKSEVGADGNGIFWRSRRLPQVATGEYVCSVATGIDTY, from the coding sequence ATGACGAGCCTCGGAACGGCGACGGCCGCCCCCGGCGAGTTCGACACGGGGCGGCTGGTGGTCGGCGAGACGCGCGATGGCGGCGAGTTCGGGCTTCCGGTCGCGGTGATAAACGGCGCACGGAGCGGGAAGACCCTCTACATACAGGCCGCAAGCGACGGCGACGAACTCAACGGGATCGGCGTGGTCCAGCGGGCCGTCCCACGGATCGACCCCGCGGAACTGGCGGGACAGGTACTCGTCGTCGGGATCGTCAACTACCACGGCTTTCAGGTCGCAAAGCACCGCAATCCGATCGACGACACGAAGATGAACCGGACGTACCCGGGCGACAGCGAGGGCACCTCCTCAGAGCGGATCTCGGCGGCGACGTTCGACGCCGCGCAGGACGCGGACATGATCCTCGACCTGCATCAGGGCTCGACCAGCCGGATGCTCAACGAGGTTCGGGTGCGCTGTGGCACCCGCCACCGGCTCCACGAGAAGTGTCTCACCCTCGCGAAGGTCTTCGGCTGCGGGCACGTCCTCGACCAGAAGGGCCCCGGGGGCCAGCTCGCCCGCGTCGGCCCCGACCAGGGCATCCCGACGGTCGACCCCGAGCTCGGGGGCTGTGTCGGCTGGGACGAAGAGAGCATCGAGTACGGCGTCCAGGGGATCTTCAACGTACTCCGATACTACGGGTTTCTCGATGGCGACGTCGACCCCGAACCCCAGACGCGCGCGACCGATTTCGACCAGTACGGCTCGCCGTCGGGCGGCCTCGTACGCTTCGAGAAGGAACTCGGCGAGCGAGTCTCACGGGGCGAGACGGTCTTTACCGTGCGGGACGTCTTCGGGACGGTCAAATCGGAGGTGGGCGCGGACGGAAACGGGATCTTCTGGCGCTCCCGGCGGCTGCCACAAGTGGCGACCGGCGAGTACGTCTGCTCGGTCGCGACCGGTATCGACACGTACTGA
- a CDS encoding NRAMP family divalent metal transporter, with amino-acid sequence MSTRHYVEQSVTGTKRFVNRYGLGLLFAANVFGAGSVFILSQAGSDFGFALLWVLPLALLAGLAMHEMSARLAAADRPLMVYIRERIGETAAKPLAVGIAFIMQFWSVANYALAGAAFVYLTPLSNLYIGTILMAALGIALVELRLYNRIEGVVAALVLAIFGSYLVIVLGLDLPLGEVATGFVPSFVSEFGYLTMVIALLGTTVYYPNFFIQTSMSGTKDWDVVWKYRRDHTFGMLAVVALSVAVMAVAAMTIPDGRLTLTAPGEPLAAAIGPWALDVFVIAAGGASFTSATGTLFGAGFMVPQAFGHRPFFGERPFRLVVHALICLSVLLALPLLAFTGFRPVTLAITMPAVNGVIGLPITAIALYAAVTRYFDPSRVERALFLAVVGVLFVGSALTARDLAGTIVGYL; translated from the coding sequence ATGAGTACGAGACACTACGTCGAGCAATCGGTGACGGGGACCAAGCGGTTCGTGAACCGGTACGGACTCGGGTTGCTGTTCGCGGCGAACGTCTTCGGCGCGGGATCGGTGTTCATCCTCTCGCAGGCCGGTAGCGACTTCGGCTTCGCACTGCTGTGGGTGTTGCCCCTGGCGTTGCTTGCCGGTCTCGCGATGCACGAGATGTCCGCACGGCTGGCAGCGGCCGACCGGCCGCTGATGGTCTACATCCGCGAGCGAATCGGCGAGACCGCGGCGAAACCACTGGCGGTCGGTATCGCCTTCATCATGCAGTTCTGGAGCGTCGCGAACTACGCGCTCGCGGGCGCGGCATTCGTCTACCTGACGCCGCTTTCGAACCTCTATATCGGGACGATCCTGATGGCGGCACTCGGGATCGCGCTCGTCGAGTTGCGTCTCTATAACCGCATCGAGGGCGTGGTCGCGGCGCTCGTGCTCGCGATCTTCGGGTCGTATCTCGTGATCGTCCTCGGGCTCGACCTGCCGTTGGGCGAGGTCGCGACCGGCTTCGTCCCGTCGTTCGTCTCGGAGTTCGGGTACCTGACGATGGTGATCGCGCTGCTGGGCACGACGGTGTACTACCCGAACTTCTTCATCCAGACGAGCATGTCGGGAACGAAAGACTGGGACGTGGTCTGGAAGTACCGCCGCGATCACACCTTCGGGATGCTCGCGGTCGTCGCGCTGAGCGTCGCGGTGATGGCCGTCGCGGCGATGACGATCCCGGACGGGCGACTGACGCTGACGGCCCCGGGCGAACCGCTGGCGGCGGCGATCGGGCCGTGGGCGCTCGACGTGTTCGTCATCGCCGCGGGCGGGGCCTCCTTTACCAGCGCCACCGGAACGCTGTTCGGTGCGGGCTTTATGGTCCCGCAGGCCTTCGGCCACCGGCCGTTCTTCGGCGAGCGCCCCTTCCGACTGGTCGTCCACGCGCTGATCTGTCTCTCGGTGCTGCTCGCGCTGCCGCTTCTGGCCTTTACCGGCTTTCGACCGGTTACGCTCGCGATCACGATGCCCGCGGTCAACGGCGTGATCGGACTGCCGATCACGGCGATCGCGTTGTACGCCGCGGTCACCCGCTACTTCGACCCCTCGCGGGTCGAGCGGGCCCTCTTCCTCGCGGTCGTGGGCGTACTGTTCGTCGGATCGGCCCTGACCGCACGGGACCTCGCGGGGACGATCGTCGGCTACCTCTGA
- the ilvA gene encoding threonine ammonia-lyase, with protein MLDVQDVYAARERVARTARRTPLEYSHTFSEMTGASVHLKLENFQRTGSFKIRGATNRIATLSEPEREAGVVTASAGNHAQGVALAATREGVDAIVVMPEHAPISKLKATRSYGAEVLLYGEDYDAAAERAHEIEREQNRTYVHAFDDEAVMAGQGTIGLEIAEDCPEIDTAIVPIGGGGLISGIATALKAQEREIRVIGVQAEGAATMADSLAKGSLQYREAVDTIADGIAVGQPGEHTFEVIRERVDEVVTVSDSEIAVALAALLERSKTLVEGAGAVPLAALLSNAFEYDEGETIVPALCGGNIDLNTLTTVIMRGLVETGRYLKIRTVLKDRPGALRQLIDVIAENRANIYAIQHDRTSRDIAMNAAEVVIDLETRGHDHVEELLAGMGEHGYEVEVLV; from the coding sequence ATGCTCGACGTTCAGGACGTTTATGCGGCCCGCGAACGCGTCGCACGGACGGCGCGGCGCACTCCCCTGGAGTATTCACACACCTTTTCGGAAATGACCGGCGCGTCGGTCCACCTCAAACTCGAGAACTTCCAGCGAACGGGATCGTTCAAGATCCGCGGGGCGACCAACCGCATCGCGACGCTCTCCGAACCCGAACGGGAGGCGGGTGTCGTCACCGCGAGTGCGGGTAATCACGCCCAGGGCGTCGCGCTCGCGGCCACCCGTGAGGGGGTCGACGCGATCGTCGTCATGCCCGAACACGCCCCGATCTCGAAGCTCAAGGCCACGCGAAGCTACGGCGCGGAGGTCCTGCTTTACGGCGAGGACTACGACGCCGCTGCCGAACGCGCCCACGAGATCGAGCGCGAGCAGAACCGGACGTACGTTCACGCCTTCGACGACGAGGCGGTGATGGCCGGCCAAGGGACCATCGGCCTCGAAATCGCGGAAGACTGCCCCGAAATCGATACCGCGATCGTCCCCATCGGCGGGGGCGGGCTCATCAGCGGGATCGCGACGGCGCTCAAGGCCCAAGAGCGGGAGATCCGGGTGATCGGTGTCCAGGCCGAGGGCGCGGCGACGATGGCCGACTCGCTCGCAAAGGGTTCGCTCCAGTACCGTGAGGCGGTCGATACGATCGCCGACGGGATCGCGGTCGGTCAGCCCGGCGAGCACACCTTCGAAGTGATCCGCGAGCGCGTCGACGAAGTGGTGACGGTGTCGGACTCGGAGATCGCCGTGGCGCTCGCGGCGTTGCTCGAACGCTCGAAAACGCTCGTCGAGGGGGCGGGGGCGGTCCCGCTTGCGGCCCTTCTCTCGAACGCCTTCGAGTACGACGAGGGCGAGACGATCGTCCCGGCGCTGTGTGGGGGTAACATCGACCTCAATACGCTGACGACGGTGATCATGCGCGGGCTGGTCGAGACGGGCCGGTATCTGAAGATCCGAACGGTGCTGAAGGACCGGCCCGGGGCACTGCGCCAACTGATCGACGTGATCGCCGAGAACCGCGCGAACATCTACGCGATCCAGCACGACCGGACCTCCCGGGACATCGCGATGAACGCCGCCGAGGTGGTGATCGACCTCGAAACCCGGGGCCACGACCACGTCGAGGAGCTGCTTGCAGGAATGGGCGAGCACGGGTACGAAGTCGAGGTCCTGGTGTAG